A genomic window from Solanum dulcamara chromosome 11, daSolDulc1.2, whole genome shotgun sequence includes:
- the LOC129872305 gene encoding serine/threonine-protein kinase/endoribonuclease IRE1a, with protein sequence MKRYWVIPVCILLICFSFTVLSSALFSLPSGSIEGLSDGVTLAPARRKLLSELKKPETALFAELDGTVSLREQNSLNTMKPPLWSFRSGSSIYSSYQAPVNYNNSKEASSDIGSGYFIDCGRGDDWELYAHNRLGKLKLMKSIDEYISSTPQIAEDGGIVLGSKRTTAFLVDAKTGRLIYTYSMPNSPATQDNDTAFHHNGTIEEESLPRYTLYITRTDYALTSFIPNSDKVLWNMTVAEIGAAALCKVEDAFSGDIMESDKSEPDVHFNMPLPCQSRALIYRRRGHDNKMLPEADSQGMLPIPTSQPNVDNAATPVPDKNVDTFNLENIVKKTMFGILVVFIILFIKNKILQDAKSPFKEGITKCSESLSLPICSILGTLVGAFTHNRDLVAELNLDRQLGHSPNVPSKRKKSRKSGKNGSNGVKSDKDTSSGIGLKYADVDADNKLLLNFFQPSICTKGGRSIGKLFVSSTEIAKGSNGTVVFEGIYAGRAVAVKRLVRAHHDIAFKEIQNLIASDRHPNIVRWYGVEQDQDFVYLALERCICSLSDLIQIYAGTSENACPNQNLDGESTKHRIYLDNLKGIILDTDLMKENGCPSPLLLKLTRDVVSGLVHLHDLGIIHRDLKPQNVLITKEKFLCAKLSDMGISKRLIGDMSSLGHHPTGYGSSGWQAPEQLLHGRQTRAIDMFSLGSVLFFCMTGGHHPFGSPLERDINITKNKVDLFLAEHIPEAVDLFSRLLDPNAELRPKAVEVLAHPFFWTAEMRLSFLRDSSDRVELEDRETSSDLLKALEGTAPVALGGKWDEKMEPPFIKNIGHYRRYRFDSIRDLLRVMRNKLNHYRELPTEIQEILGTVPEGFDGYFRRRFPQLLIEVYKVMSEFCKDEDCFQKYFTSSEL encoded by the exons ATGAAACGCTACTGGGTGATTCCGGTCTGCATTTTACTGATATGTTTCAGCTTTACGGTATTGTCCAGTGCGTTATTTAGCTTGCCTAGTGGGTCAATTGAGGGACTTTCCGATGGGGTTACGCTAGCTCCGGCGAGGAGGAAATTGTTGTCGGAATTAAA GAAACCTGAGACAGCTCTGTTTGCTGAACTGGATGGTACAGTTTCTTTGAGGGAGCAAAATAGCTTAAATACTATGAAACCACCACTCTGGTCATTTAGATCTGGGTCATCAATCTACTCTTCTTATCAGGCTCCTGTTAATTACAATAACAGCAAGGAGGCATCATCTGATATAGGAAGTGGTTATTTCATTGACTGTGGCCGTGGGGATGATTGGGAATTGTATGCACACAACAGGCTTGGTAAATTG AAACTTATGAAGAGTATTGATGAGTATATTAGTTCAACTCCACAAATAGCTGAGGATGGCGGAATTGTTCTGGGATCTAAAAGAACCACTGCATTTCTGGTTGATGCTAAGACTGGACGCTTGATTTACACATATAGTATGCCTAACTCTCCAGCAACTCAGGACAATGACACTGCTTTTCATCATAATGGCACCATTGAGGAAGAGAGTCTGCCCAGATACACCCTTTACATCACCAGGACAGACTATGCATTAACATCCTTTATTCCAAACTCAGACAAAGTGTTGTGGAACATGACGGTTGCTGAAATAGGGGCTGCTGCTCTTTGCAAAGTTGAGGATGCATTTAGTGGGGATATTATGGAGTCTGATAAATCTGAACCTGATGTGCATTTCAATATGCCATTGCCATGTCAGTCAAGGGCCCTTATCTACAGACGCCGAGGTCATGATAACAAGATGCTCCCAGAGGCTGATAGTCAGGGTATGCTGCCAATTCCTACTTCACAACCAAATGTTGATAATGCAGCTACTCCTGTGCCCGACAAGAATGTAGACACCTTCAACTTGGaaaatattgtaaaaaaaaCTATGTTTGGCATATTAGTGGTGTTcataattttattcatcaaaaacaaaattttaCAAGATGCTAAAAGTCCATTCAAAGAAGGAATAACAAAGTGCTCTGAAAGTTTGAGCCTGCCAATTTGCAGTATTTTAGGTACTCTTGTGGGAGCTTTTACACATAATCGTGATTTAGTGGCTGAACTCAATTTGGATAGACAGCTTGGACATTCACCAAATGTACCTTCAAAAAGGAAGAAGTCTCGGAAGTCTGGAAAGAATGGGAGCAATGGCGTTAAAAGTGATAAAGACACCTCATCTGGTATTGGACTTAAATATGCAGACGTGGACGCTGATAATAAACTGTTATTGAACTTTTTTCAACCAAGTATATGTACCAAAGGTGGACGTTCTATTGGTAAATTGTTCGTCTCCAGTACAGAGATTGCTAAAGGGAGCAATGGTACAGTTGTATTTGAAGGAATTTATGCAGGTCGTGCAGTTGCTGTGAAAAGACTTGTCCGGGCACATCATGATATTGCCTTCAAAGAGATACAGAATCTTATTGCATCTGATCGACATCCAAATATCGTTCGGTGGTATGGTGTGGAACAAGACCAAGATTTTGTTTATCTTGCGTTGGAACGCTGCATTTGCAGCTTGAGTGACCTTATTCAGATTTATGCTGGCACTTCAGAAAATGCATGTCCTAACCAGAACTTGGATGGAGAATCTACAAAGCATAGAATTTATTTGGACAATTTGAAGGGTATTATTCTGGATACTGACTTAATGAAGGAAAATGGTTGTCCTTCACCTCTGTTGCTCAAATTGACGAG GGATGTGGTTTCTGGTCTTGTGCATCTTCATGATCTGGGGATCATTCATCGAGACCTGAAGCCCCAAAATGTTCTGATAACTAAGGAAAAATTCTTATGTGCTAAACTTTCTGATATGGGGATCAGCAAGCGCCTCATCGGAGATATGTCTTCATTGGGTCATCACCCAACAG GTTATGGAAGTTCGGGATGGCAAGCTCCTGAACAACTTCTTCATGGACGTCAAACACGTGCTATTGATATGTTCAGTTTGGGGTCTGTTCTGTTTTTCTGCATGACTGGTGGTCATCATCCCTTTGGAAGTCCTCTTGAGCGTGACATTAACATTACAAAGAATAAAGTTGATCTTTTCTTGGCGGAACACATCCCTGAAGCTGTGGATCTCTTTTCTCGTTTGTTAGATCCCAATGCTGAACTGAG ACCAAAGGCAGTGGAGGTGCTTGCTCATCCTTTCTTTTGGACTGCTGAGATGCGACTGTCATTTCTTCGGGACTCAAGCGACAGGGTGGAACTTGAAGATAGGGAGACTTCTTCTGATCTTCTGAAAGCATTGGAAGGTACAGCGCCTGTGGCTTTGGGTGGAAAATGGGATGAGAAGATGGAACCTcctttcatcaaaaatattggCCATTACAGGCGATATAGATTTGACAGTATTCGTGATTTGCTTCGTGTGATGCGGAACAAGCTAAATCATTATAGAGAGCTTCCCACCGAAATTCAG GAAATTTTAGGGACTGTTCCAGAAGGATTTGATGGCTATTTTAGGAGGCGGTTTCCGCAACTACTAATTGAAGTGTATAAAGTGATGTCAGAATTCTGTAAAGATGAAGACTGTTTTCAGAAGTACTTCACAAGCAGTGAACTTTAG